The Phacochoerus africanus isolate WHEZ1 chromosome 15, ROS_Pafr_v1, whole genome shotgun sequence genome has a segment encoding these proteins:
- the PLAU gene encoding urokinase-type plasminogen activator produces the protein MRVLRACLLLCVLVVSDSKGSHELHQESGASNCGCLNGGKCVSYKYFSNIQRCSCPKKFQGEHCEIDTSQTCFEGNGHSYRGKANTNTGGRPCLTWNSATVLLKTYHAHRPDALQLGLGKHNYCRNPDNQRRPWCYVQVGLKQLVQECMVPNCSAGESHRPAYDGKNPFSTPEKVEFQCGQKALRPRFKIVGGKHTTIEDQPWFAAIYRRHRGGSVTYVCGGSLISPCWVVSATHCFINYQHKEDYIVYLGRQTLHSSTNGEMIFEVEKLILHEDYSADSLAHHNDIALLKIRTDKGQCAQPSRSIQTICLPPVNGDAHFGASCEIAGFGKEDPSDYLYPEQLKMTVVKLVSHQECQQPHYYGSEVTTKMLCAADPQWKTDSCQGDSGGPLVCSTQGRLTLTGIVSWGRECAMKDKPGVYTRVSRFLTWIHTHVGGENGLAL, from the exons ATGAGAGTCCTGCGGGCGTGCCTGCTCCTCTGTGTCCTGGTTGTGAGCGACTCCAAA GGCAGCCATGAACTTCATCAAGAGTCTGGTGCAT CAAACTGTGGCTGTCTGAATGGAGGAAAATGTGTGTCCTACAAGTACTTCTCCAACATTCAGCGATGCAGCTGCCCAAAGAAATTCCAAGGGGAGCACTGTGAGATAG ACACATCGCAAACCTGCTTTGAGGGGAACGGTCACTCTTACAGAGGGAAGGCCAATACCAACACTGGAGGCCGGCCCTGCCTGACCTGGAACTCTGCCACTGTCCTTCTGAAAACGTATCATGCCCACAGACCTGACGCCCTGCAGCTGGGCCTGGGGAAACACAATTATTgcag GAACCCAGACAATCAGAGAAGACCCTGGTGCTACGTGCAGGTTGGCCTGAAGCAGCTTGTCCAAGAGTGCATGGTGCCCAACTGCTCTGCTGGTGAGAGTCACCGGCCTGCTTATGATG gaAAAAATCCCTTCTCTACTCCAGAAAAAGTAGAGTTTCAGTGTGGCCAGAAGGCTCTGAGGCCCCGCTTTAAGATTGTTGGGGGAAAACACACCACCATCGAGGACCAGCCTTGGTTTGCAGCCATCTACAGAAGGCATCGTGGAGGCTCTGTCACCTATGTGTGTGGTGGCAGCCTCATCAGTCCCTGCTGGGTGGTCAGCGCCACCCACTGCTTCAT CAATTACCAACATAAGGAAGACTACATTGTCTACCTGGGTCGGCAAACCCTTCACTCCAGCACTAATGGGGAGATGATATTTGAGGTGGAAAAGCTCATCTTGCATGAGGACTACAGTGCTGACAGCCTTGCTCACCACAATGATATTG ccttgcTGAAGATCCGTACCGACAAGGGCCAGTGTGCACAGCCATCCCGCTCCATACAGACCATCTGCCTGCCCCCAGTGAATGGCGATGCCCATTTTGGCGCAAGCTGTGAAATCGCCGGCTTTGGAAAAGAAGATCCCT CTGACTACCTCTATCCAGAGCAGCTGAAAATGACTGTTGTGAAGCTAGTTTCCCACCAGGAGTGTCAGCAGCCCCATTACTACGGCAGCGAAGTCACCACCAAAATGCTGTGTGCTGCTGACCCACAGTGGAAAACGGATTCCTGCCAG GGAGACTCCGGGGGGCCACTGGTCTGCTCCACCCAAGGCCGCCTGACTCTGACTGGGATTGTGAGCTGGGGCCGTGAATGTGCCATGAAGGACAAACCGGGCGTCTACACAAGGGTCTCACGCTTCCTGACCTGGATCCACACTCATGTTGGGGGAGAGAATGGCCTAGCCCTCTGA